One Edaphobacter flagellatus genomic region harbors:
- a CDS encoding pyrroloquinoline quinone-dependent dehydrogenase, whose protein sequence is MSHSTKILRAATLSLCLPLLAQNTTQANWPSMGATPGNTHYSPLRQIDRTNVSRLKEAWRFDTGENEGLETTPVIVDGTLYGVTSSQKIFALDAASGKLLWKFDAGIPGNGPSRGLTWWSDGKQKRLFAGIANFLYALDPATGKPVPAFGNDKANPGRINLREQLGRDPAGLSISLSTPGVVYKDLIIIGSRTPETPPAPPGDIRAYDVRTGNLRWSFHTIPHPGEPGYQTWPADAWQTAGSANNWAGMAVDAARGIVYVPTGSAVPDFYGSSRLGDDLYANTLLALDAATGKLLWHFQGIHHDIWDRDFPAAPTLGDIHRDGKTIPAIAQTTKQGILFVFDRTTGKPLFPIEERPYPASNVPGETAARTQPYPLAPEPFAPQAVTEANLTNRTPAAHQWAVNRLREIRSEGPYIPLSVGKDTIVTPSFEGGAEWGGSAFDPTTGILYLNANNYASIGALAVSSASSSTPGRNTYLAQCSVCHGDHRQGAPPEFPSLLGVTQRLTSEQIATTIHTGKGRMPALPIRGKSLSDLLSYLATPNDPPEPAREEQAAASSASTPTAQQYVMTGYRRFNDLDGYPATATPWGTLNALDLATGKYLWRLPLGQYPELVAQGMPDTGSENYGGPIVTAGGLLFIAATNFDHKIRAFDKTSGKLLWESILPFAGNATPATYMVNGRQYLVIAAGGTSMNPRGPTGGLYVAFALP, encoded by the coding sequence GTGAGCCATTCCACAAAAATCCTGCGCGCTGCCACACTCTCCCTCTGCCTCCCCTTGCTCGCACAAAACACCACCCAGGCCAACTGGCCCTCGATGGGAGCCACACCCGGCAACACCCACTACTCTCCGCTCAGGCAGATCGACCGCACCAACGTCTCTCGTCTCAAAGAAGCCTGGCGCTTCGACACCGGCGAAAACGAAGGCCTCGAGACCACGCCCGTCATCGTCGACGGCACCCTCTACGGCGTCACCTCATCGCAAAAGATATTCGCTCTCGACGCCGCCTCTGGAAAGCTCCTCTGGAAATTCGATGCCGGCATTCCCGGCAACGGCCCCAGCCGCGGTCTCACCTGGTGGAGCGACGGGAAGCAAAAACGTCTCTTCGCTGGAATCGCCAACTTCCTCTACGCCCTCGATCCCGCCACCGGCAAGCCCGTCCCCGCCTTCGGTAACGACAAGGCTAACCCCGGCCGCATTAACCTCCGCGAACAGTTAGGCCGCGACCCTGCGGGCCTATCCATCTCCCTTAGCACTCCCGGCGTCGTCTATAAAGACCTCATCATCATCGGCAGCCGCACCCCCGAAACACCCCCGGCACCTCCCGGCGACATCCGCGCCTACGACGTCCGCACCGGCAACCTCCGCTGGTCCTTCCACACCATCCCGCACCCCGGCGAACCCGGCTACCAGACCTGGCCCGCCGACGCGTGGCAGACCGCAGGCTCCGCCAACAACTGGGCAGGCATGGCCGTCGACGCCGCACGCGGCATCGTCTACGTCCCCACCGGCTCCGCCGTGCCCGACTTCTACGGCAGCTCCCGCCTCGGCGACGACCTCTACGCCAACACGCTCCTCGCCCTCGATGCCGCCACCGGCAAGCTCCTCTGGCACTTTCAGGGCATCCATCACGACATCTGGGACCGCGATTTCCCTGCCGCGCCCACCCTCGGCGACATCCACCGCGACGGCAAAACCATCCCCGCCATCGCGCAAACCACCAAGCAGGGCATCCTCTTCGTCTTCGACCGCACCACCGGCAAGCCGCTCTTCCCCATTGAAGAGCGCCCCTATCCCGCCAGCAACGTCCCCGGAGAAACAGCCGCCCGCACCCAGCCCTACCCGCTCGCGCCCGAGCCCTTCGCACCGCAGGCCGTCACCGAAGCCAACCTCACCAACCGCACCCCCGCCGCGCACCAGTGGGCCGTCAACCGCCTCCGCGAGATTCGCAGCGAAGGCCCCTACATCCCTCTCTCCGTCGGCAAAGACACCATCGTCACTCCCAGCTTCGAGGGCGGCGCCGAATGGGGAGGCTCGGCCTTCGACCCCACAACCGGCATCCTCTACCTCAACGCCAACAACTACGCCTCTATCGGAGCGCTGGCCGTTTCCAGCGCCTCTTCCTCCACTCCCGGCCGCAACACCTATCTCGCCCAGTGCTCCGTCTGCCACGGCGACCACCGCCAGGGAGCGCCCCCGGAGTTCCCCTCACTCCTCGGCGTCACCCAACGCCTCACCAGCGAACAGATCGCCACGACCATCCACACCGGCAAAGGCCGCATGCCTGCCCTGCCCATCCGCGGCAAATCGCTAAGCGACCTGCTCAGTTATCTCGCCACACCCAACGATCCTCCGGAGCCTGCTCGCGAAGAACAGGCGGCAGCCTCTTCCGCATCAACCCCTACTGCCCAGCAGTACGTCATGACCGGCTACCGCCGCTTCAACGACCTCGACGGCTATCCAGCCACCGCCACACCCTGGGGAACCCTCAACGCACTCGACCTCGCCACCGGCAAATATCTCTGGCGTCTCCCTCTGGGCCAGTACCCCGAGCTCGTCGCTCAGGGCATGCCCGACACCGGCAGCGAAAACTACGGGGGCCCCATCGTCACCGCCGGTGGCCTCCTCTTCATCGCCGCCACCAACTTCGACCACAAGATTCGCGCCTTCGACAAAACCTCGGGCAAGCTGCTCTGGGAATCCATCCTCCCCTTCGCAGGCAACGCCACACCCGCCACCTACATGGTCAACGGACGCCAGTACCTCGTCATCGCCGCCGGAGGCACCAGCATGAACCCACGCGGCCCCACCGGAGGCCTGTACGTAGCCTTCGCGCTTCCGTAA
- a CDS encoding acetate uptake transporter — translation MATTEIAKETGVSKALANPGPLGLAGFGITTIVLSSINAGLLPHEAVPVVVPLAFAYGGVAQIIAGILEFRTGNTFGMVAFTSYGLFWWWFAFLQWTIGAGWLKAPPASAVAVTLLAWGVFTFLLWVVTFRSNRAVWSIFLLLWITFFFLGFGDFGCTIGGVRCGAIGGWLGLLTGVDALLVAFVEVLNATWGRTVIPLGKPILG, via the coding sequence ATGGCTACGACGGAAATCGCTAAGGAAACGGGTGTGTCCAAGGCCCTTGCTAATCCCGGCCCGCTTGGATTGGCTGGCTTCGGCATTACGACGATCGTGCTGAGCTCGATCAATGCAGGTTTGCTGCCTCACGAAGCTGTCCCGGTCGTTGTGCCGCTTGCTTTTGCGTATGGCGGCGTGGCGCAGATTATTGCGGGGATTCTGGAGTTTCGGACGGGCAACACGTTTGGGATGGTGGCCTTTACTTCGTATGGCCTCTTCTGGTGGTGGTTTGCCTTTCTGCAGTGGACGATCGGTGCAGGCTGGCTGAAGGCTCCGCCGGCGTCGGCAGTTGCGGTTACGTTGCTGGCCTGGGGCGTCTTCACGTTTCTGCTGTGGGTGGTAACCTTCCGCTCGAACCGTGCGGTCTGGAGCATCTTCCTGCTGCTTTGGATTACGTTTTTCTTTCTGGGGTTTGGAGATTTTGGCTGCACGATCGGTGGTGTTCGTTGTGGCGCGATTGGCGGCTGGCTGGGATTGCTGACGGGGGTCGATGCGCTGCTGGTGGCTTTCGTCGAGGTGCTGAATGCGACGTGGGGCCGAACGGTGATTCCTCTGGGGAAGCCTATTCTTGGTTAG
- a CDS encoding RraA family protein, translating to MTRHIHSLAILALLLLSAGIAPAQIKTTREQILFYTSDWHGERFPDGRPKLPDSLLTRALDVSIEDVWDFLREHKYNNQFEGNWQSLHPDKPFAGRALTAQYMPSRPDMTHAIAAEGKAEGRQSENNSWPINDLQMGDVYVADGNGKVFEGTLIGSNLGSGIAAHTHSGFVFDAGIRDAEENREIANLNGVYRGYDPSFLIGMTLTGINTPIRIGHAIVLPGDLVLAKRDGVLFIPAILAEQAIASAEFTNLQDAFNFELNAAGKNKGEFEGGWTATKYDAFTKWIDAHPDKLKMPRSEFDTLLKQHRHE from the coding sequence ATGACAAGACATATCCATTCCCTGGCCATCCTCGCCCTGCTCCTCCTCAGTGCAGGCATTGCCCCCGCCCAGATCAAAACCACCCGCGAGCAGATCCTCTTCTATACCTCCGATTGGCACGGCGAGCGCTTCCCCGACGGTCGGCCCAAGCTCCCCGATAGCCTCCTCACCCGCGCCCTCGACGTCTCCATCGAAGACGTCTGGGACTTTCTCCGCGAGCACAAATACAACAACCAGTTCGAAGGCAACTGGCAATCCCTCCATCCCGACAAGCCCTTCGCCGGACGCGCCCTCACCGCCCAGTACATGCCCTCGCGCCCCGACATGACTCACGCCATCGCCGCCGAAGGGAAGGCCGAGGGCCGCCAGAGCGAAAACAACAGCTGGCCCATCAACGATCTCCAGATGGGCGATGTCTACGTCGCCGACGGCAACGGCAAAGTCTTCGAAGGCACTCTCATCGGCTCCAACCTCGGTTCAGGCATCGCCGCCCACACCCACTCCGGCTTCGTCTTCGACGCCGGCATCCGCGACGCCGAAGAAAATCGCGAAATCGCCAACCTCAACGGCGTCTACCGCGGCTACGATCCCTCCTTCCTCATCGGGATGACCCTCACCGGCATCAACACGCCCATCCGCATCGGCCACGCCATTGTCTTGCCCGGCGACCTCGTCCTCGCCAAACGCGACGGCGTCCTCTTCATCCCCGCCATCCTCGCCGAGCAGGCCATCGCCTCCGCCGAGTTCACCAATCTCCAGGACGCCTTCAACTTCGAGCTCAATGCCGCCGGAAAAAACAAGGGCGAGTTCGAAGGCGGCTGGACCGCCACCAAATACGACGCCTTCACGAAATGGATCGACGCCCACCCCGACAAGCTCAAAATGCCTCGCAGCGAGTTCGACACTCTGCTCAAACAGCATCGCCACGAGTAA